The genome window TCGCCTCGTCGCTCGCCTCGACACCCGTCTCGACCCGTTTCCGCGCGTCCGCCACAGCTCCAGTGACTTCGCTCGACGTCGCGGCGATCTCCTCCATCGTCGCACTGAACGTGTCGAGCTCGCTCGTTGCCTCCCTGAGTGCGGTGTTTTGCTCCTCGACGGTTCTGTCGACCGTGTCGGCAGTTTCTGCGGCCTCGTGGATAGAGTCGGCGATCCGTTCGGTCGTGTCCGTCACGTCCCCAACCAGCCCCTCGAAGTTGTGCGCCATTTCGTTGACCTCCGCGACGATCTCGAGGAGGTCGTCGTCAACGGCGTCGTGTTCGTCCTCGTAGTCGACGCGAGCGGAGAGTTCGCCGTCACCGATCCGCTGGAGGACGTCGGTGACGTTCGCGACGAGGTCGGTCATCGCCTCCTCTCGGTGGACCTCCATCGTCTGGTCGCGGATAATCTCGAAAACGGCCTGGAACGCGCCGTCGCCATCGAAGATCGGGACGGCCCAGAACTCGACTTCGATCTCCTCGCCGTTCAGGTTCGTCGCGGTGCTGGTGTCGTAGAACACCGGTCCCTCGGCGTACGGCGTCTCGTAACGCTCGACGCCGTGGACCTCATCGGCTCGCCGTGGTTCGTCGACCACCTTCTCTGCGAGGGTCAGCGTTCGTGTACCGTCGTTGTAGGTCGCCTTCACGACGCTGTTCTGGGCGGTCTCCCCCATCGCCTCCGTTCGGTCCATCCCGACGAACGCCGTGTGGCCGTAGTTCCAGCCCACAACGCGGTCCTCGGCGTCGAGCATGTAGACCGGAAACGGTATGGCCTCGAGCACCGCCTCGATCGTCAGGTAGGCGTCGGCGTACTCGCCCGACGCGGCCGCCTCGAGGTCCGCCAACCGATCCGCTACGGCGGCGGTCTCCGAGAGCACTCCGTTCATCACCGACTGCAGTTCGTCCAGCGCGGCCGCCGGGTCCTCTTCGGCCCGGACTCTGGCGGCCTCGAAGGCGGCTTCAACGGCTGGCTCGTACGAGGTAATCACCTCCCCGGGGGAACAGCCCTGTTTGGCGTACCGTTCGGTCTCCGCCGCGGCGTCGTCGTCGTTCCACGCCGACGGATCGCTGACGGCCCGTGCCAGCCGGTTGGCACGACTGTCGTGGATGCCGTCCGGGAGATCCGTCCCGAAGGCGGTCCCCATCTCTTCGGGTCGAACCTCGGCGTCGCCCGTCCTCGCCGGGCCGGAACCGTCGTGGACCGCCGACGGTTCGGCTCCCGATCTGCCATCCGCGCGCTCGGAGACGTGCTTCCCGTCTCCGCGTTCGCTGTACTGTTGCCGTCCGTCCGACTCTCCGGTCTCGCGTCTACCGAATAATCCCATGCCACACCCAGTACCAGTATCCAACAAATACCTTCTTGCCGAGTGGCCGACACCATCTGGGAGGCTCATTGCGTGTCGACGTCGACGGACCCGTCCCTGCACAGTGAGTTTCATCGGACGTTCTCAGCCAGCGTACTCTCACGAGAAGTTATCAGTCCGCCCGTGGAGCGCCGTTCTAGATGTCCCACTCGACAACTCCTCGTCGCGGCGTCCTCGCCGCGGTGGCCGTGATACTGGCAGGTTGTACCGGCAGTGGCGATCCCGAAGCGGACTCGAGCGACGATTCCGAACCCGACGAGCAACCGGGGCCCGACGACGGGACCGACGACTCGGACGGCGGGGATGACGAACCGATCGATCGCGAGGAACACGTCCCTGACCGCGACGTCGAACCCGACTGGGACACTGCGGCGTCGTTTCGCAAGTGGCTCCTGTTCGAGTCGCCGGTCGACGGCGGCAACCGGCGGTTCGATTACACCGAGTCGTTCCCCGACGACGTCGATCTGTCGGCCGTCCTCCCCGAGTTCACCGAGCTGACGATCGACGACATCGACGGCCACCTCGTCCAGGGCTTCACGCAGGTGTTTCTCGGCTCGTTCGACCCCGACGCGATCGCCGACGACGCGGAGGGTGACGACGACGCCGAGGTCGTCGGCGAGTACGAGGGGTACGCCGTTATTTCGGAGGTGATGCCCAGCGGGCAGGCACGCACGCTTGCGGTCGGCGCGGACGCCATCGTGATCGGTGACGATTACGAGGCCCGGATCGACGCCCGCCACGGCGACGGCGAACGCCTCGAGGACGTCGACCCCGAGTTCACTCACCTGTTCCAGCAACTCCCCCACGAGGGGACGATCACCGGCGAGTACGACAGCCCGGAGGGCGTCCTCGAGATCGACGAGATCTACCTCTGGGGCGTCTCGAGCGAGTCGCCGATGGCCGACGAGATGGCCTGGGTGTTCGTCATGGAACACGCAGACGACCTGACCGAGGACCTCCTCGCGGACCTCGAGGACGTCTCGAGCGACGTCTCCGACTCGTCGATTGACGGCCGGACTGCGATACTAACTGGTGCGCCACCCGAGATGTCCGAGGCTGAACCGGGCGAGTCGGCTGACTGATCGGACGGTTACGTGTCTCGGCGCTTGATCTGTGGTGTGCCGGGAAGTCGGCACAGCAGTCCGTCTCAGAGCCCGATCTGGGCGCTAAACAGAATCGCGTTGTAGAAGCCGTGGATCGCCATCACTAACACGATGTTTCGATACCGTTCGTAGACAGCTCCGAGTACGATCGAGAGCGCGAAGATGACCCCGAGCGAGACGAGAGCGGTCGAGAGCGCGCCGGTCAGATACGCCGGGAGATGGACGGCAGCGAACAGGACCGAGGTGCCGACGATGGCCCCGATGCCGCCGAACGCCGGTCGCATGTAGTTCTGGATCAAGCCTCGAAAGAGCAGTTCTTCGACGGGACCGATGACGAGGATCGATAGCGCCGCGAGCCCGAGGTAGTACGACGCCGGAGCGTCCTCGTCGAACAGCGCGTGATCGGACGCCGGAACGCCGAGGAGGTCACTGACCAGTCCCAGAGACATCGCGATGGCCAACAGCGCGATGACCGCGCCGACGCCGACGAGCAGCTCCCGCGGCGACGGCACTGCGAAGCCGACGACTCGCTTTGGGACCCAGCCGGTCGAAAACGAGAGCACGGCGGCCAGGACGGTACCGACGCCGAGTAAGACCGCCTCCGCCACGACGAGGGCGATCATCCCGTCACCGGCGATCAGTTCCTCGAAAAGCGCTTGTTCACCCGAGAGGAGGAGGACTCCGGCGACGGCGAACATCAGGGCGATGCTCGCGGCGATGACGAACGCGAAGACGCCGACGACGTAGCCGATGGAGCCGACAACGGCGATCAACGGCGATCGAGGCGGCTGTTCGTTCGGCGACGAGCCGTCGGCTGAACTCGAGTCCGGCGGGCCTCCAGGCGGGTCCGTGCTGGGGGGCGTCGACTGCGGGGGCGACATACATCACCCTTCGAGCAACGAGACAATCAGTGTGGCGGAACGCGTGATCTACGCATTCGATGTCGCTCCCGCTCGTCGACTCGAGCGTGTCGGGGCCGTGTCTCGAACAAAAATCGGTGGCACCGACGCCCTCGAGTCGACGCCGGTCGTTCGTGTGTCGGCTACGACTGGCCGTTGAGTGTGATGTAGTCGACGCCGATGACCCGGCCGTCGTCGTTGAGTTCAGCTTTCGCCTCCTCGGGGACCTGGCTATCGACGTTGTAGACGGTCAGCGCCTCGCCACCGATCGTCTCCCGGGCGTTGAACATGCCGGCGATGTTGACGTCGTGTTTGCCCATCACGGAGCCGATAAGGCCGATGACGCCCGGTTCGTCGGTGTTACGCGTGACGACCATCTTTCCGTGGGGGATGGCGTCGACGCGATAGCCGTCGACGCGGACGATTCGAGGGTCGTCACCGGCGAAGAGCGTACCGTCGACGGTGACCGAGTCGTCGCCGTTTTTGACCGTCACGGAGACCAGACTCTGGAAGTCCTCGGCCTGGCGTGTCTTCGACTCGGTAACCTCGACGCCACGGTCGTCGGCGATCTGGGGTGCGTTGACCGCGTTGACCTGCCACTCGAGCGGCTCGAAGACACCTTTGAGCGCGCTCGCGGTCACGAACTCGACGTCCTCGTCGGCGATCTCGCCCTCGTATGCGACCTCGACGCCCTCGATGCGACCGTCGAGCAACTGGGCGGCGACCTTGCCGGCGGTGTCGGCGATCTCGACGTACGGCTCGACACGGGGGAACGCGCTTTCGTCGATCGATGGCGCGTTGAGCGCGTTTGCGACGGGTTCGCCCTCGAGGGCGGCGACGACCTGTTCGGCCGTCGAGGTGGCGACGTTTTCCTGGGCTGCCTCGGTCGACGCGCCGAGGTGGGGCGTGACGATGATCTCGTCGTGTTCGAGCAGCGGCGAGTCCTCGGCCAGCGGCTCTTCGGCGAAGACGTCGAGTGCTGCCCCGGCGACCGTGCCGTCTTCGACTTTCGCCGCCAGGGCGGCTTCGTCGACGATCCCGCCACGGCCGACGTTGACGAGGTAGCCGTCCTCGAGTAAGTCGAGTTCGTCCTCGGCGATCATGCCCTCGGTCTCGGGGGTCAGCGGCGTGTGGATGGTCAGGAAGTCCGCGCGCTCGAGACACTCCTCGAACTCGACGAGTTCGGCGCCGATCCGCTGGGCGCGCTCCTCGGAGATGTAGGGGTCGAACGCGGCGATATCCATCCCCAGCGAGTGGAGTTTCTTCGCGACTTCCTGGCCGACGCGGCCGAGGCCGACGACGCCCAGGGTCTTGCCGTTGAGTTCGGCACCGAGGTAGTCGCCTTTGGCCCACTCGCCGGTTTTCAGGCGGACGTGTGCCTGTGGAACCGAGCGGGCGGTGGCGAACGCCATCGCGACGGTGTGTTCGGCGGCGGCGCGGACGTTCCCCTCCGGTGCGTTCGCGACGATGACACCCTCGTCGGTGGCGGCGTCGATGTCGATGTTGTCGACGCCGATCCCTGCACGGCCGACGATGACCAGTTCCTCGGCCGCCGAGAGTACCTCGTCGGTGACCTCGGTGCCCGAGCGAACGATCAACCCACCCGCGTCGGAGATCGCCTCGAGGAGGTCCTCACCCTCGAGTTCGTAGCCTGTCTCGACCTCGTGGCCGGCGTCTCGCAGTACGTCCAGACCCGCATCCGCGATGGGGTCCGTGACGAGTACCTTCATGCGCGAGACAATCGGGTGGAAGAGGTAAACCCTTCCGTTGTCGCCCTGGCGAGGCAAAAATCTCCGTGATGGGCGCTATCGGACGACACGGATCTCGCCGGTGACGGACGACGCGATTCGGGACGAGACGATGGGGTCGGAACGGGACGGCGCTCGAGTCGAAACGGTGGCTTTAGGCGCCCGCTCACCCACCGACTCCGCATGAGCCACTTCCCGGAGTTCGAAGTGATCCCTGCCGTCGACTTACAAGACGGCGAGGTCGTACAACTGGTCCAGGGCGAACGCGGCACAGAGAAAACGTACGGCGACCCCGTCGAGGCCGCCGAGCGCTGGATCGACGCCGGCGCGGACTCGCTTCACCTCGTCGACCTGGACGGTGCGTTCGAGGGCGAGCGACAGAACGCCGAGGCGATCGACGCCGTCCTCGAGACCGTCGACGTTCCCACGCAACTCGGCGGCGGCATCCGCACCGCCGAGGACGCCGTGGGCTTGCTCGAGCGCGGTCTGGATCGCGTCATCCTGGGCACTGCCGCCGTCGAGAACCCGGAAATCGTCGCCGAGATCAGCGATACACACCCCGACAGCGTCGTCGTTAGCCTCGACGCGAAAGACGGCGAGGTCGTCGTCGAGGGCTGGACCGAAGGAGCTGGCGTGACGCCGGTCGAGGCCGCCGAACGCTACGACGACCTCGGTGCGGCGGCGATCCTCTTTACGAACGTCGACGTCGAGGGTCGACTCGAGGGCGTCGCCACCGACCCCGTCCGGGACCTGGTCGAGGCGACCGACGTCCCGGTGATCGCCAGCGGCGGCGTCGCCACCCTCGAGGACGTCCGTGCGCTCGAGGCGGCTGGCGCGGGGGCCGTCGTCGTCGGGAGCGCACTGTACGAGGGTGCGTTCACGCTCGAGGAGGCCCAGGCTGCGCTCGAGTGACACAAACGCCGCTCGAGTGAGTCGGTGGCTGCTCGATCACGACTTCCAGAACGCCGGTGTCAGGAGAACGAGCACGGGAATAATTTCGATTCGACCGATCCACATCATGACGATCATGACGGCGCGGGAACTCGCGGGGAACCAGGCGTAACTCTCGAGCGGACCGGCCCGTTCGAACGCCGGGCCGATGTTGAGGAAGATCGAGGCGGCGGCACCGAGGGCCTCGAACTCGCCGACGAACGCTCCGGCGCGGGCGGCGTCGACGACGAGGAAGACGGTTAGGACGAAGAAGATGACGATGGCGAGTAACACGTACGCGAAGACGTCGTTGACCGTGTCCTCGTCGACGACGCCGTCGCCGAGGCGAACCGGGCGGATGGCTCGGGGGTGGACGGCGGTAAAGAGATTTCGACGGAACGCCTTGAGGACGATCAACCACCGGAAAGACTTGATCGAGCAGGTGGTGCTGCCGGCCATCCCGCCGAGGAACATACAGAGAAAGAGGGCGTGTTTCGCACCGGCAGTCCAGGCGTCGAAGTCAGTCGAGGCGTAGCCCGTCGTCGTGAGCAACGATGCGACGTTGAACAGTCCGTGTCTGATCGTCGGCTCGAGCCCCTTCTCGATTTCGGGGTCGAACGCGAGGATAGCGACGACGACGACGCCGAAGAACGCGAGCGTTCCGAGGTAGAACCTGAGCTCTTCGGACTCGACTGGTCGCTCGAAGTCGCCCTGGGTGAGGTAGTACAGCAGGACGAAGTTGGTCGACCCGACCACCATGAAGGGGATGATCGACCACTGGACGGTCGGAGAGAACGCGCCGATGCTGTCGGGCTCGGGCGAGAAGCCAGCCGTCGCGACGCTCGTAAACGCGTGGGAGACGGCGTTGAAGAAGTCCATGTTCGGTGCCAGCCCAAGCAGGTGTAGGGCGTAGAAGACGGCGATCGCGAGCAGCGTAAGCCCGACGTACAGCCCCCAGATGAGGCGTGCCGTCTCGGCGATGTGTGGCCGAAGTTTCCGGACGTTTCGCGTCTGGGTTTCGGTCTCCATCAGCTGTGCACCACCGATCATGAGGTGTGAGAGTAGCCCAATCGCAACGATCAGGATGCCAAGCCCGCCGAGCCACTGGATGAGTTGTCGCCAGAGTAGGACCGACCGGGGTTGCTCGGCGAAGTCCCACTCGTTCATTACCGTTGCCCCTGTCGTCGTCAGCCCGCTCGTGCTCTCGAACATCGCGTTGACCGGCCCGTTCACCGGGCCTGCGAACGACGACTGGCCGCCGCTGGCAAGTCCCACGAGCAGGAAGGGAATCGCGCCGACCGCCGCGACAGCGAGCCAGGTCACCGCGACCATCAGGAACGACTCGCGCTGGCCGAGCTCGCGGTCGTCGCTCAATCGCTCGAGTGTGAGTCCGACGGCGACCGTGACGGAAATCGCGACGAGAAACGGGACGGGGTCGTCGCCGTCGAGGACAGCAAGCCCCAGTGGTACCGCAAGCGGTACGGCTAACCACTTCAGCACTGTCCCGGTGAGGCTACAACTCGAGCGCCAGTCGACGCGAATCTTCATCGAAGTGTCCTACCTGCGACGTGCGGGAAAATAACCGATTCGGAGTTGGTGGCCACGAGTCAAAGATAGTCAGCCAACGGAGCGTGGAGGGACGACTCGAGTCAGTGCTGGTTGTGCCCGTGGCCGAGGTAGAGTGCGAGGACGTTGATCGCGAGTAATGCCAGGAACGTCAGCGTGACGCTTGGATCGCCGAGTCCCTGTGCGAGGAGGGGGACGTGCACGAAGGGCAGGGCGATAGCGATCCAGAACGACAGGAACTGTGCCGGACCTTTGACTGTCCGGCGGAGTGAGTGATTGTCGCGTTGTCGCTCCGTCTCAGGGCTTGACGGGGCGATCGATTCGTTCGAGAGCGGGGAGTGATTCGACATAGATCGGGGCACCTCTTCTCAATCACGACATTCACTGCACACATCATATAACGGGCTGAACATTGACGCAGTTTCGGCCCGTTTTACCGAGTTAGTGTCTACAAAACGACCTTTCGCGACGCTTTTAGCGACCGTTAGACCTTTCATACTGCTTTCTATGGCTGTTTTAGCGATCGGTTCGACTCGATCGGCCTGACTGGCGTCGCCGTCGTTTTGGTGACCGTCGAGCGCAACCCCCTTGTAGTCGTGGTGCGATCGAATCGACATGAGCGAGCGAGCCGCGACCGTTACGCGGGAGACGGGCGAGACGGACATCGAGTGTCGACTCACGGTCGACGGCAGTGGGACCGCCGACGTCGAGACGGGTATCGGGTTCTTCGATCACATGCTGACGGCACTTGCCAAACACGGGTTGTTCGACCTCGAGCTCACCTGTGACGGGGACCTCGAGGTCGACGACCATCACACCGTCGAGGACGTCGCGATCGTTCTCGGAGTTGCACTCGACGAGGCCCTCGGCGACCGGTCGGGGATCGTCCGCTATGCCGACCGACGGGTTCCCCTCGACGAGGCCGTCGCAGGCGCAGTCGTCGACGTGAGCGGGCGGCCGCGGTTTTACTTCGACGGCTCGTTCTCTCAGGACTCCATCGGTGGGTTCACGAGCGACATGGCCAGACACTTCGCAGAATCGCTCGCGATGAACGCCGGCCTCACGCTCCATCTCGAGGTCGACGGCGAGAACGCCCATCACGAGGCCGAGGCGCTGTTCAAGGCGCTCGCCCGAACCCTCGACGATGCGACCCGAATCGACGAGCGTCGCGAGGGAACGCCGAGTACGAAAGGAACGCTCGACGGCTAGACGCCGGGGACGTTAGGCCCGATACAGGTTGCCGCCTCGTTCTTCGAATTCCCCGTTCTCGAGCGCCGCGTCGACGATTCGTTCGGCCGTCTCGGCCTCGAGGTCGTAGGCTCCAGCAGCCAGTTTCTCGACGGCAGTGCGCTCCATCGGGAACTCCCGGTTGCGAAGCAGTCGAACGACCTTGCCGTAGGCTCGCGGCGGGGCCGACGTCGCGTCCGGGTCGGTATCGGCTGTCGGGGAACGCCCCGCAGACTCTGTGGTGTCTTCGCTCGTCTCACTCGAGTGGGGGCCATCGTCGCTCGAGGGTTCGGGTGCAGATTCGGTTGCGTTTTGCTCTGTTGGCTGCTCACCGAGCGGTTCCGCAGCGTCGTCGGCATCGTCACTGTCGGGCTCATCGTCCACGTCGAACGTGACTTCGCCAGTCGCTCCGGAGTCGGCTGGGTCCTCCGTCCGAGAGTCAGAGACCGACGCGTTCGGGCTTCGGTCTCGAGGCCGCTTTTCGGTCGATCCGTCAGCGGAGGCGACGATCGATCCCGACGACCCATCGGGGGACCCCGCTGACTCGAGCGGCCGTTGGGTTCGGCGGTCCCGTTCGGAGGTGTCCGCGCTGGTGCGGGCCACCAGCGGCTCGATAATCGTCTCGAGTCGACGCTTACACTCTTCACAGAGGACGACGCGTCGCTGTTCGTGCGGTTCCGGCTCGAGGGTGGACGGGATGGCCTCGAACGTTCCGACCGCGTCTGCCTCACAGAAGTCACAACGCTGGAGTGCTCGCATAGTACGTGTTAGCAGTCGTGGTGGTAAAAACGTCCGTCAGACGGTCCTATGGCGCTTCACACCGAGACGACGACCACGGGGTCTTATACGTTCGAACCCGTAGAGCGTATCAAATGTTCGACGAGATCATGGAGAAATTCGAGGGGTCGCCGAGCCAGCAAGCGGTGATCCGACTGCTCCTCGAGCGCGGATTCTCGGTCAACGACGACGGCCGGGTCGTCTCCGGTGGCATCGAGATTCCGAACACGGGAATCGCACGAGAGATCGACGTCGACCGCCGGGTCGTCGACTCGACGACGGACGTCATCCTCGAGGATCCCGAACTCCGTCGTATCTTCCAGAACATCTCGCAGGTGCCGAGCCTGATGGACCTCGCTCCCGTGCTCGATCTGACGGTGCTGACGATCACGCCCGTCGACGCCGAGCGCAAGGGAATCGTCGCCGGGATCACCGGAACGCTGGCCGACCACGACGTCTCGATCCGTCAGACGATCAGCGAAGATCCCGAGTTCACCGACGAGCCGAAACTCTATCTGGTGACCGATCAGGATCTTCCCGGTGGGTTGATCACCGAAATTCGCGACCTCGAGTTCGTCCGCAAGATCGAACTCCAGTGACCACCTCGACACAGTGGGTTGGGTCGGTATACCGTCGGACAGCAGTCACCGAAGACAACTCGCTCACAAGGGCGGTGAACGTTTTTAGCTGAAAGAGAGGGCGCTAAGCCCCCGTCCTCAAGGAGCGAGGGGAAGCCGAGCGAGTAGGGCGGGGATACAGTGCCCGCACGATTCACAACCAATTCTACTCAATACTCTTAACTAACCACAACCACTAGTAGGCGACAAGTCGCATGGAGTACAGTCCACGATACCGACTCTTTCCAACGACCGAGCAACGGGAGAGTCTCGACTGGACGAGAGACACCGTGCGACAAGTCTACAACCACGCACTCCACGAATTCAACCAAATCCCCGAAGACGGAGGCACGCTCCGACAGCGCGTCTGGAAAGTCCGAGACGACTTACCACAAATCAAGCAATGGTGGACTGACTTGAAACAAGTCTACTCTACTGTCTTGCAGAAAGCTGTCGAACGCATCCGCACCAACATCAACAATCTCGGTAAGCTGAAAGCCAAGGGCTATGATGTTGGTTCGTTGAACTGGAAAGCGCCGCGTGAGTATCGGAGTTTCACGTATCGGCAATCGGGCTTCGAACTCGACACGAAGAGTGGCCCACGAGACCGTGCGATACTCCGTTTGAAGAAAGTCCGCGGTGAAACGCTGGAGATTCCAATCCGACTCCACCGTGACCTTCCAGAGCATGATGCTATCAAGGAAGTCACAGTGAAGAAAGAACCTACGGGAGCGTGGTACGCCTCGTTCTGCATCAGTACCGCCGAACCCGAGAAACCTGTTCCAGAAAACATCGGCGCTGAAGATACTGTAGGAATCGACCTCGGGGTCCTCAACTTCATTCACGACTCAGACGGTCGTTCCATCAGGCGACTCGACTTCTCCGACGAGCGAGAGCGACTCGAACGCGAGCAACGCTCGCTCTCTCGCAAACAGTACGAGTCGAACAACTGGGAGAAGCAGCGCCGTCGCGTTGCCGAGGTTCACGCTCGGATGTCGAACAAGAAGCGAGATTACAAGCACAAGCTCGCACACTTCTACGCGACGGAGTACGATGCCGTGTTTGTCGAGAACCTTAATGTGAAGTCGATACTAGAAGGTGATGGCAACGCTCGGAACAAGGCTGAAGTTGGGTGGGGTGAGTTCAGAGCGATTCTCGAACACCACTGTGAGAAGCACGGCACGCACTACGTTGAGGTGAATCCGAGAGGTACAACGAAAGAGTGCGCGTCGTGTGGGGCGGAAACCGACAAACCGTTATGGATTCGGGAACACTCGTGCCCTTCCTGCGGGTTCGAGACTGATAGGGATTGGAACGCAGCGCTGAACGTGAAGTCACGTGGATTGTCGAAACTAGGAGTGGTTCACTCCGAATCAACGCCTGTGAAGACTGCGACCGCTGTGGACTCTGTTACAGTGTCTGCAAGTCGCGTCGTCGAAGCAGGAAGCCCCTGCCTCAAGGAAGCCGCGTCAGCGGCTGAGTAGGCAGGGGTAGTTCACAGTTCTGTCCGACAGCATCACTCCTCGATAGCTTTCACCTCGTGGTCCTCGAGGACTAACTCGAGGGCGCTCGTCAACTCCTCGAATCGATCCATCGACATGTCGTCGGTCGTTACCCAGACGCCGTGGTCGCCCCGGATCACTCGTGAGAGGTACCCGTTCTCGAACATCCGAATCGTCGCGCCGTACTCGCCGAGTTGGGTGTTTCGGTAGGCCGACTGGGAGTGAAAGCCGAGTCGTTCGTGTTCGGCGAAGCCGACGAGGTCGGCGGTCTGATCCAGGTCCGACCGGAGATAAAGCTGTTCGACGTCGTCGTCGTCGGTGAAGTAGGTAATGCTCCGGAGTTCGTCGCCGACGGCCGTCCGACAGACGGATACCAGTTCGTCCGCGAGCGGTTGATCGATTGCGTCGCCGTCCATGCCATAACATACCGCACCTGGCATAAATAGCGTACGGGAACTGGCAAGGAACCGAACACTGTTGATCGGGTGACCGACGCTCGTCCGTTCGTGGCCAAACGCATCCCAGTGTGACCGATGGGCTCTTTTCACCGCCCCGAGTATCGCCGGGCATGGTCGAAAGGCGCGGACTCGAGTCTGGTGAGGGTTCGTGAGTCGAACCTACCTGACCGTCGATGCACCCGCGACCGCGAGGTTCGTCGTCCAGGGGTCGGAGTTCATCGGCCACATCCGTCCCGTCGAGTCCGCCGAAGCGGCCGAGACGTTCGTCGAGTCGATTACTACTGAGTACGCCGATGCCACGCACAACGTTCCCGCCTATCGCGTTCGTGTCGATGCCGACAGCGACATGTTGCGGGCGTACTCGAGCGACGACGGCGAACCCTCCGGGTCGGCTGGAAAACCGGCGTTGAACGTCCTCGTCCAGCAGGACATCGAGAACT of Natrarchaeobaculum sulfurireducens contains these proteins:
- a CDS encoding DUF7522 family protein, which encodes MDGDAIDQPLADELVSVCRTAVGDELRSITYFTDDDDVEQLYLRSDLDQTADLVGFAEHERLGFHSQSAYRNTQLGEYGATIRMFENGYLSRVIRGDHGVWVTTDDMSMDRFEELTSALELVLEDHEVKAIEE
- a CDS encoding RNA-guided endonuclease InsQ/TnpB family protein; the encoded protein is MEYSPRYRLFPTTEQRESLDWTRDTVRQVYNHALHEFNQIPEDGGTLRQRVWKVRDDLPQIKQWWTDLKQVYSTVLQKAVERIRTNINNLGKLKAKGYDVGSLNWKAPREYRSFTYRQSGFELDTKSGPRDRAILRLKKVRGETLEIPIRLHRDLPEHDAIKEVTVKKEPTGAWYASFCISTAEPEKPVPENIGAEDTVGIDLGVLNFIHDSDGRSIRRLDFSDERERLEREQRSLSRKQYESNNWEKQRRRVAEVHARMSNKKRDYKHKLAHFYATEYDAVFVENLNVKSILEGDGNARNKAEVGWGEFRAILEHHCEKHGTHYVEVNPRGTTKECASCGAETDKPLWIREHSCPSCGFETDRDWNAALNVKSRGLSKLGVVHSESTPVKTATAVDSVTVSASRVVEAGSPCLKEAASAAE